A single Xylanimonas cellulosilytica DSM 15894 DNA region contains:
- a CDS encoding glycosyltransferase, with the protein MTENGILAKDGDVLVTQGLLHRLAGSEVVVLELCEYFASMGRRVVVVARSFGEEFVSEHLALPGVEVIAADDPMLADRLKNYEFTLAWIQHNVTPAVLFSPHAPKTVIFAHLSPFLAAEMALVPGLERGMAAAVVFNSPETRDAHRNAGLYDGFPEERLLVFPNPAPDGFARVQRGSLDGDRPRLLVVSNHLPDEMREALSLLVDDAEIAVVGAQREYGALARRVDPALLAHVDAVISIGKTVQYALNAGRGVYCYDVHGGPGWLDEENLEQSAALNFSGRGFSKRSGVEIAEEVRAGWRRALDFSGSYRATAIERFGLSSCMKALAGSIGAMKLPLEGVDGDIAASAVQLDRRLTQLAVRENGWFSEREAHKRAVTSVRSLTRERDHAVQECDVLRADRGRVQRELDDLAGRFREVVVLREGLIASLEERGLSVARLHDELERKAASIANVKHLHRQDIAGLVRARAELDQMRNSWSWKVTAPLRTALRYLKSARVALVGVFLRR; encoded by the coding sequence GTGACTGAGAACGGGATCCTTGCCAAGGATGGAGATGTTCTGGTTACCCAGGGCTTGCTCCATCGCCTAGCTGGCTCCGAGGTTGTCGTCCTTGAACTCTGCGAGTACTTCGCGTCTATGGGTCGTCGAGTGGTCGTTGTTGCACGATCTTTCGGAGAAGAGTTCGTCAGTGAGCATTTGGCGTTGCCTGGCGTCGAGGTTATTGCGGCTGACGATCCGATGCTCGCTGATCGACTGAAAAATTATGAGTTCACGCTCGCCTGGATCCAGCACAACGTAACTCCCGCCGTCCTCTTCAGTCCTCACGCGCCGAAGACAGTTATATTTGCCCATTTGTCGCCTTTCCTGGCTGCAGAAATGGCGCTTGTGCCCGGCCTGGAACGAGGCATGGCAGCGGCCGTTGTCTTCAACTCGCCTGAGACGCGTGACGCTCATCGGAATGCAGGGCTTTATGACGGGTTCCCGGAAGAGCGCTTACTCGTGTTTCCGAATCCTGCGCCTGACGGTTTCGCTCGCGTACAACGGGGCAGCTTAGATGGGGATCGCCCCAGGCTGTTGGTTGTGTCCAATCACCTGCCTGATGAAATGCGCGAAGCGCTCAGTCTGTTGGTGGATGATGCTGAGATTGCCGTGGTCGGTGCCCAACGGGAGTACGGCGCGTTGGCGCGCCGTGTCGATCCCGCGCTCTTGGCGCATGTTGATGCAGTCATCTCCATCGGCAAGACGGTCCAGTATGCGCTAAATGCTGGACGTGGCGTGTATTGCTACGATGTGCACGGTGGGCCGGGATGGTTGGATGAGGAGAACCTCGAGCAATCGGCAGCGCTAAACTTCTCCGGCAGAGGCTTCTCGAAGCGGTCTGGAGTGGAGATCGCGGAGGAGGTCCGCGCTGGATGGCGACGTGCGCTTGATTTCTCGGGGTCCTACCGGGCAACAGCGATAGAGCGGTTTGGTCTGTCGTCATGCATGAAGGCACTCGCCGGGTCCATCGGTGCGATGAAACTGCCTCTTGAGGGTGTGGACGGTGACATTGCCGCATCTGCGGTACAACTCGATCGACGATTGACTCAGTTGGCTGTGCGTGAAAACGGATGGTTCTCGGAGCGTGAGGCGCACAAGCGCGCGGTAACCTCCGTACGCTCACTTACCCGTGAGCGTGACCATGCGGTTCAGGAATGCGACGTTCTGCGCGCCGATCGAGGAAGAGTCCAGCGTGAGTTGGACGACCTGGCCGGCAGGTTCCGCGAGGTTGTCGTATTGCGGGAGGGGCTGATCGCGTCTCTCGAGGAGAGAGGGCTCTCGGTGGCCAGGCTTCACGATGAGCTTGAGAGAAAGGCTGCCTCGATTGCGAACGTTAAGCATCTTCATCGACAAGATATCGCTGGTCTTGTGCGCGCAAGGGCAGAGCTTGACCAGATGCGAAACTCATGGTCCTGGAAGGTCACCGCACCTCTCCGTACCGCGCTCAGATATCTGAAGAGCGCCCGGGTTGCACTTGTGGGTGTGTTTCTGCGCCGCTAG
- a CDS encoding class I SAM-dependent methyltransferase — protein sequence MPRFQTFHYGALATLAIAAVAVIAALLTDQPASALLPVLVAAVVILIVLADRRMLKTSQRRAQEHADLHKHIDGLELELDNLARNTMEALGKSNHLRQTCEQRFSEEVRTRLETLSKVLVDLEAARTGDADRRDRQFRSLERNLALVRSNIVTDIQALIQLLSRFEPSAPLPILSGWAVGPTGLVALHDIVQRHRPHLIVECGSGTSTLWLAYFVKERGYGRVIALEHNEKYAAQTRDMLAAHELSDLVDVRLAPLRPTETPRGVFQWYELNPSSLGGQIDLLIVDGPPGATGPHARYPALPVLRAQLAPDAVLLLDDTERSDEREMVEFWLDEEPTLRHMRTIDRTMDLYAIGGESAP from the coding sequence ATGCCTAGGTTTCAGACCTTTCACTATGGAGCCCTTGCGACTCTTGCCATCGCGGCCGTGGCTGTAATCGCGGCACTCCTCACCGACCAACCCGCCTCCGCTCTGCTACCCGTGCTGGTTGCTGCCGTGGTGATCCTCATCGTCCTCGCCGACCGGCGAATGCTCAAGACCAGCCAGCGGCGCGCCCAAGAGCATGCGGACCTGCACAAACACATCGACGGGCTTGAACTCGAACTCGACAACCTTGCTCGAAACACCATGGAGGCGTTAGGTAAGTCAAACCATCTGCGCCAGACGTGTGAACAGAGGTTCTCGGAGGAAGTCCGCACACGACTAGAGACCCTCTCGAAGGTGCTAGTCGATCTTGAAGCAGCGAGAACCGGAGATGCGGATCGGCGCGATCGTCAGTTCCGCTCCCTGGAACGGAATCTTGCGCTCGTTCGATCGAACATCGTGACAGACATTCAGGCACTAATCCAACTGTTGTCCCGCTTTGAGCCATCTGCACCACTTCCGATCCTTTCGGGATGGGCGGTCGGCCCCACCGGTCTCGTGGCACTCCACGACATTGTTCAGCGACATCGTCCCCACCTCATTGTCGAGTGCGGCAGTGGCACGTCGACGTTATGGTTGGCGTACTTTGTGAAAGAACGCGGGTACGGGCGAGTCATCGCCCTCGAGCACAACGAGAAGTACGCTGCTCAAACCCGGGACATGCTCGCCGCACACGAGCTTTCAGACTTGGTAGATGTCCGCCTCGCACCGCTCAGGCCGACCGAGACTCCGCGGGGGGTGTTCCAGTGGTATGAACTCAACCCGTCAAGCCTCGGTGGTCAGATCGACCTCCTCATCGTCGACGGTCCTCCAGGAGCGACTGGCCCGCACGCCCGCTACCCCGCACTCCCAGTCTTGCGTGCACAGCTTGCTCCCGATGCTGTTCTCCTTCTCGACGATACTGAACGCTCCGACGAGCGCGAGATGGTTGAATTCTGGCTCGACGAAGAACCCACTCTTCGTCACATGCGCACCATTGACCGGACTATGGACCTCTACGCAATTGGCGGAGAGTCCGCGCCGTGA
- a CDS encoding IS1634 family transposase, whose translation MASPRVLKRANGTRQVQIVWGKVGGKRKVEYVGSGRTDEEIELLLVEARERINAGQGALDLGLVGPRRAGEPLEEVASQMALLWDALNAGFRALGFDEAAGDDVFRDLVLARIVEPTSKHAAIERVLPEIGVPHASHRTVARRLRVYSAEGFRDSLSAACARAARLGPASLLLFDVTNLWFETDKEDEFRIPGFSKERRVEPLIQIGLLADASGMPLMVTAWEGNTAETKTMIPTLKAFMTAHQLHDVVVVADAGMISEANWKAIEAEGFSFVLGAKMPHLPYVIEKWRTDHPDVEYEDGQVWVAREPVGTGKKNRADHVC comes from the coding sequence GTGGCGTCTCCGAGGGTTCTGAAGCGTGCGAATGGCACGCGGCAGGTCCAGATCGTGTGGGGCAAGGTCGGCGGGAAGCGGAAGGTCGAGTACGTCGGTTCGGGTCGCACCGACGAGGAGATTGAGTTGCTGCTCGTCGAGGCGCGTGAGCGCATCAACGCAGGTCAAGGAGCGCTTGATCTTGGGCTGGTGGGTCCTCGGCGGGCCGGTGAGCCGCTCGAGGAGGTCGCTTCGCAGATGGCCCTCTTGTGGGACGCGCTCAACGCCGGGTTCCGGGCACTCGGGTTCGACGAGGCTGCCGGCGATGACGTGTTCCGTGATCTGGTCCTCGCGCGGATCGTCGAGCCGACGTCGAAGCACGCCGCGATCGAGCGGGTCCTGCCCGAGATCGGTGTCCCGCACGCATCGCACCGGACCGTGGCGAGGCGGCTGCGCGTGTACTCCGCCGAGGGCTTCCGCGACTCGCTCTCTGCGGCATGCGCCCGCGCTGCACGGCTGGGACCTGCGAGTTTGCTCCTTTTCGATGTCACGAACCTGTGGTTCGAGACGGACAAGGAGGACGAGTTCCGCATTCCAGGCTTCAGCAAGGAGCGCCGGGTCGAGCCGTTGATCCAGATCGGGTTGCTCGCGGACGCGTCCGGGATGCCGTTGATGGTCACGGCGTGGGAGGGCAACACCGCCGAGACGAAGACGATGATCCCCACGTTGAAGGCGTTCATGACCGCCCACCAACTGCACGACGTGGTGGTCGTCGCGGATGCGGGGATGATCTCGGAGGCGAACTGGAAGGCGATCGAGGCCGAGGGGTTCTCCTTCGTCCTCGGGGCGAAGATGCCCCACCTGCCCTACGTCATCGAGAAGTGGCGCACCGACCACCCCGACGTCGAGTACGAGGACGGGCAGGTGTGGGTTGCCCGCGAGCCGGTGGGCACGGGGAAGAAGAACCGCGCCGACCACGTCTGTTGA
- the istB gene encoding IS21-like element helper ATPase IstB, protein MNAEQTTSRIAYQARALKTPTIGRVFAELGDRARAEGWSHEEYLAAVLDRQLADREAAGIVTRMGQAHFPALKTLEDFNTTHQPGLRRDQLAHLASCAFVPKAENVILLGPPGTGKTHLAIALGIKTIHAGNLALFNTATGWLDRLATAHAAGLLDAELRRLRRYKVLIIDEVGYIPFDHDAANLFFQLVAARYEQGSLIITSNLPFGRWGEVFGDEVVAAAMIDRLVHHAEVVTLTGDSYRTRARRELLTTKTDK, encoded by the coding sequence ATGAACGCCGAGCAGACGACGTCCCGGATCGCCTACCAGGCCCGGGCTCTCAAGACGCCGACGATCGGGCGGGTGTTCGCCGAGCTCGGTGACCGGGCCCGCGCCGAGGGCTGGTCCCACGAGGAGTACCTCGCCGCGGTCCTGGACCGCCAGCTCGCCGACCGGGAAGCCGCCGGGATCGTCACGCGCATGGGCCAGGCGCACTTCCCTGCGCTGAAGACGCTCGAGGACTTCAACACCACCCACCAGCCCGGGCTTCGCCGCGATCAGCTCGCGCACCTGGCCTCGTGCGCGTTCGTGCCGAAGGCCGAGAACGTGATCCTGCTCGGCCCGCCCGGGACCGGCAAGACCCACCTAGCGATCGCGCTGGGCATCAAGACGATCCACGCCGGGAACCTCGCCCTGTTCAACACCGCGACCGGCTGGCTCGACCGCCTCGCCACAGCGCACGCCGCCGGCCTCCTGGACGCCGAGCTGCGACGCCTGCGCCGCTACAAGGTCTTGATCATCGACGAGGTCGGCTACATCCCGTTCGACCATGACGCCGCGAACCTCTTCTTCCAACTCGTCGCAGCACGCTACGAACAAGGGTCGCTGATCATCACCTCGAACCTGCCCTTCGGGCGCTGGGGCGAGGTCTTCGGCGACGAGGTCGTCGCCGCCGCGATGATCGACCGCCTCGTGCACCACGCCGAGGTCGTCACCCTGACCGGCGACTCCTACCGCACCCGAGCGCGCCGCGAACTACTCACCACGAAAACCGACAAGTAG
- the istA gene encoding IS21 family transposase, with amino-acid sequence MISMEDWAEIRRLHRSEGVPIKAIARRLGVARNTVRAALAASDPPRYSRPAKGSLVDEVESLVREQLRLDPTMPATVIAKRIGWTRSLTILKDRIRDIRPEYRGIDPADRVVHKPGDTVQCDLWFPEPRIAVGHGQAMMLPVLVMVATYSRYMCGVMVPSRRSGDLTAAMWQLLGQMNAVPHRLWWDRESAIATTRGVPTQSMRAFVGSLGTRAVIAPAADPEFKGGVERHNRYLESSFLPGRRFTGPGDFNAQLGGWLAQDANQRVVRALGARPAEVFERERPLMLPLPPVAPTTGWHHRVRLGRDYYVRLDSNDYSVDPSVIGRMVEVHADLTRVWVTCEDRQVASHARCWADHATITDPAHVATAAVLRRQYQQTAAARAEQARLAGARTHADGTIVPLRALSDYDTLFGIDPALGHAAAEDGQGVAG; translated from the coding sequence ATGATCTCGATGGAGGACTGGGCGGAGATCCGCCGGTTGCACAGGTCTGAGGGCGTGCCGATCAAGGCGATCGCTCGGAGGCTGGGTGTCGCGCGGAACACGGTGCGGGCGGCGTTGGCGGCGAGCGATCCGCCGCGGTACTCGAGGCCGGCGAAGGGTTCGCTGGTCGACGAGGTCGAGTCGCTGGTGCGTGAGCAGTTGCGGCTGGACCCGACAATGCCGGCGACGGTGATTGCCAAGCGGATCGGGTGGACGCGCTCGTTGACGATCCTCAAGGACAGGATCCGCGACATCCGCCCGGAGTACCGCGGGATCGATCCGGCCGACCGGGTCGTGCACAAGCCCGGAGACACGGTGCAGTGCGACCTATGGTTCCCCGAGCCGCGGATCGCGGTGGGGCATGGGCAGGCGATGATGCTGCCGGTCCTGGTGATGGTCGCGACGTACTCGCGCTACATGTGCGGGGTCATGGTGCCCTCGCGGCGCAGCGGGGACCTGACCGCGGCGATGTGGCAGCTGCTGGGGCAGATGAACGCGGTCCCGCACCGGTTGTGGTGGGACAGGGAGTCAGCGATCGCCACCACGCGCGGGGTGCCGACGCAGTCGATGCGCGCGTTCGTCGGTTCGCTGGGCACCCGGGCGGTGATCGCTCCGGCCGCGGACCCGGAGTTCAAGGGCGGCGTCGAGCGCCACAACCGGTACCTGGAGTCGTCGTTCCTGCCGGGGCGCCGGTTCACGGGACCGGGCGACTTCAACGCACAGCTCGGCGGGTGGCTGGCGCAGGACGCCAACCAGCGCGTGGTGCGGGCCCTCGGTGCCCGGCCCGCGGAGGTCTTCGAACGGGAACGGCCCCTGATGCTGCCCCTGCCGCCGGTGGCCCCGACGACGGGCTGGCATCACCGGGTGCGCCTGGGCCGGGACTACTACGTGCGCCTGGACTCCAACGACTACTCCGTCGACCCGTCCGTCATCGGGCGGATGGTCGAGGTGCACGCGGACCTGACGAGGGTCTGGGTCACGTGCGAGGACCGGCAGGTGGCCTCCCATGCCCGCTGCTGGGCCGACCACGCCACGATCACCGATCCCGCGCACGTGGCCACCGCGGCGGTCCTGCGCAGGCAGTACCAGCAGACCGCCGCCGCCCGCGCCGAGCAGGCTCGACTGGCCGGCGCCAGGACACACGCGGACGGCACGATCGTGCCGCTGCGCGCCTTGTCTGACTACGACACCCTGTTCGGCATCGACCCCGCCCTCGGCCACGCGGCCGCCGAGGACGGGCAGGGGGTGGCCGGATGA
- the glf gene encoding UDP-galactopyranose mutase, which yields MDADLVVVGSGFFGLTVAERIAEQYGRKVLVIDRRSHIGGNAYSEANPETGIEVHKYGAHLFHTSNERVWEYVNRFTAFTSYQHRVYTTHKGEVFQMPINLGTINQFFRSAYGPDEARALIKEQAAELDGKTPENLDEQGVNLIGRPLYEAFIRNYTAKQWQTDPRDLPASIISRLPVRYTYDNRYFNDRFEGLPVDGYTAWIERMADHKNIEVKLGVDFFDESQPISKGNVVGNVPVVYTGPVDKYFDYAEGDLSWRTIDLKEEVLDIGDFQGCSVMNYADADVPFTRIHEFRHFHPERDYTTDKTVIHREYSRFAEHGDEPYYPINTAADREKLLAYRDLAAAEKSVLFGGRLGTYKYLDMHMAIGAAMSMVDNKLAPYFGKGDALVSGGVDA from the coding sequence GTGGACGCGGATCTCGTCGTCGTTGGCTCGGGCTTCTTCGGCCTGACCGTTGCCGAGCGCATCGCCGAGCAGTACGGCCGCAAGGTCCTGGTGATCGACCGGCGGTCGCACATCGGCGGCAACGCGTACAGCGAGGCGAACCCGGAGACGGGTATCGAGGTGCACAAGTACGGTGCGCACCTGTTCCACACGAGCAACGAGCGGGTGTGGGAGTACGTGAACCGGTTCACGGCGTTCACGAGCTACCAGCACCGGGTGTACACCACGCACAAGGGCGAGGTGTTCCAGATGCCGATCAACCTGGGCACCATCAACCAGTTCTTCCGGTCGGCGTACGGCCCGGACGAGGCGCGCGCGCTGATCAAGGAGCAGGCGGCCGAGCTCGACGGCAAGACGCCGGAGAACCTTGACGAGCAGGGTGTGAACCTCATCGGCCGCCCGCTGTACGAGGCGTTCATCCGCAACTACACGGCCAAGCAGTGGCAGACCGATCCCCGGGATCTCCCGGCGAGCATCATCTCGCGTCTGCCGGTGCGGTACACGTACGACAACCGGTACTTCAACGACCGCTTCGAGGGTCTGCCGGTCGACGGGTACACCGCGTGGATCGAGCGCATGGCCGACCACAAGAACATCGAGGTCAAGCTCGGCGTCGACTTCTTCGACGAGTCCCAGCCGATCAGCAAGGGCAACGTCGTCGGGAACGTCCCCGTCGTCTACACCGGCCCGGTCGACAAGTACTTCGACTACGCCGAGGGCGACCTGTCGTGGCGCACGATCGATCTCAAGGAGGAGGTCCTGGACATCGGGGACTTCCAGGGCTGCTCGGTGATGAACTACGCCGACGCCGACGTGCCGTTCACGCGCATCCACGAGTTCCGCCACTTCCACCCGGAGCGGGACTACACCACGGACAAGACGGTCATCCACCGCGAGTACTCGCGGTTCGCGGAGCACGGCGACGAGCCGTACTACCCGATCAACACCGCGGCCGACCGCGAGAAGCTGCTCGCCTACCGCGACCTCGCCGCGGCGGAGAAGAGCGTGCTGTTCGGCGGCCGCCTGGGCACCTACAAGTACCTCGACATGCACATGGCCATCGGTGCCGCGATGTCGATGGTCGACAACAAGCTCGCGCCCTACTTCGGCAAGGGCGACGCCCTGGTGAGCGGGGGAGTGGACGCGTGA
- a CDS encoding DUF6541 family protein, translated as MTWLAAIPEITLAFLWLFLPGVAVVLALGLRNLVAVLAAPVLSVGLLSALAVVFGVVGIAWRPLPVGIAVVVVAALVLLVRRFAVRRAGIGPVATADAGVRTHGSGVVVGMTLLGVVAGGLIAAVPIAQGLLPDLPPISWDQVFHLSATRFVIETADASPFAIQRMSQPDAASVPFYPAAWHGLVALVTTDSVVPATNAAILVVSGAVWPAGLAALARTISPGRTTVALIAPIVGAGFFAFPTFLMGWAWPNALAVALIPGTLAAVLMALARPGGGQGSRVAWVLAALLGLGGIGLAHPNGALTFGIMVTPLIVAALVGAAYRRARQGAPTAQAVLLGALAVAWCAAWWFAIVVSGRQLADTSTQGTAGMRAGLWAALTGGSTSTRGTLLLAVLIGVGAVVMLWQRHARWLLVSLAALVALGGLADSSWSLNWITAAWFWDPWRFRAPAAIVSAVVIAVGLAVIAQTVARASARVVDRLRTDEGMHGPLVTAISGALVVGLVAATGGLWTAERRTYFWDQARGVSQPESTGSMLTTPEIAMITRLGDTLPDDARVLGSPFTGTTLVYAVTGRNVVFPNFSGRWSADAAHLGLHLADIHQDPRVCEALDTLGVGYLYTDTNVYHYAHPFQSQFVGIPGEAPQPGFELLDEGGSARVYRITACG; from the coding sequence ATGACTTGGCTGGCCGCGATCCCGGAGATCACGCTCGCGTTCCTCTGGCTGTTCCTCCCGGGCGTCGCGGTCGTGCTGGCCCTGGGGCTTCGGAACCTGGTCGCCGTGCTCGCGGCCCCCGTGCTCTCGGTGGGGCTCCTCAGCGCGCTCGCCGTCGTCTTCGGCGTCGTCGGCATCGCCTGGCGGCCCCTGCCCGTCGGCATCGCCGTCGTGGTGGTCGCGGCGCTCGTGCTGCTCGTCCGGAGATTCGCCGTACGGCGTGCGGGGATCGGCCCCGTCGCGACCGCCGACGCCGGCGTGCGCACACACGGGAGCGGCGTCGTCGTCGGCATGACGCTCCTCGGGGTCGTGGCCGGTGGTCTCATCGCGGCCGTGCCGATCGCCCAGGGCCTCCTGCCCGACCTGCCTCCCATCTCCTGGGACCAGGTCTTCCACCTCAGCGCCACGCGGTTCGTCATCGAGACGGCAGACGCGAGCCCGTTCGCCATCCAGCGCATGAGCCAGCCGGACGCCGCGTCGGTCCCCTTCTACCCCGCTGCGTGGCACGGGCTGGTCGCCCTGGTCACCACCGACTCCGTCGTCCCGGCCACGAACGCCGCGATCCTCGTCGTCTCCGGGGCGGTGTGGCCGGCCGGCCTGGCAGCCCTCGCCCGGACGATCAGCCCGGGTCGCACCACCGTCGCCCTCATCGCCCCCATCGTGGGCGCGGGATTCTTCGCCTTCCCCACCTTCCTCATGGGCTGGGCCTGGCCGAACGCCCTCGCCGTCGCACTCATCCCCGGCACCCTCGCCGCGGTCCTGATGGCGCTCGCACGGCCCGGAGGCGGCCAGGGATCCCGCGTCGCATGGGTGCTCGCGGCGCTCCTGGGGCTCGGGGGCATCGGGCTGGCGCACCCCAACGGTGCGCTCACCTTCGGCATCATGGTCACGCCCCTGATCGTCGCCGCGCTCGTGGGCGCGGCGTACCGGCGGGCACGGCAAGGGGCGCCCACCGCGCAGGCCGTGCTCCTGGGCGCGCTGGCCGTCGCATGGTGCGCCGCCTGGTGGTTCGCGATCGTCGTCTCCGGGCGCCAGCTCGCAGACACCTCCACCCAGGGAACCGCAGGCATGCGCGCGGGCCTCTGGGCGGCACTGACCGGTGGCAGCACGTCCACCCGCGGCACGCTCCTGCTGGCCGTCCTCATCGGCGTCGGCGCCGTCGTCATGCTGTGGCAGCGTCACGCCCGCTGGCTGCTCGTCTCCCTCGCCGCGCTCGTCGCCCTCGGCGGCCTCGCCGACTCGAGCTGGTCCCTGAACTGGATCACGGCCGCCTGGTTCTGGGACCCGTGGCGGTTCCGCGCCCCGGCAGCGATCGTCTCAGCAGTGGTCATCGCCGTCGGCCTCGCCGTCATCGCCCAGACGGTTGCGCGTGCGAGCGCCCGCGTCGTCGACCGGCTCCGCACCGACGAGGGCATGCACGGTCCGCTCGTCACCGCCATCAGCGGCGCGCTCGTCGTCGGCCTCGTCGCCGCCACCGGCGGGCTGTGGACCGCCGAGCGACGCACCTACTTCTGGGACCAGGCGCGCGGCGTCTCCCAACCCGAGTCCACGGGCAGCATGCTCACCACCCCCGAGATCGCCATGATCACGCGACTCGGCGACACACTGCCCGACGACGCCCGCGTGCTGGGCAGCCCTTTCACCGGCACGACCCTCGTCTACGCCGTGACCGGCCGGAACGTCGTGTTCCCCAACTTCTCCGGGCGCTGGTCAGCCGACGCCGCCCACCTCGGGCTCCACCTCGCCGACATCCACCAGGACCCGCGGGTGTGCGAAGCACTCGACACACTCGGAGTGGGGTACCTCTACACCGACACCAACGTCTACCACTACGCCCACCCGTTCCAGTCGCAGTTCGTCGGCATCCCCGGCGAGGCGCCTCAGCCGGGGTTCGAGCTGCTCGACGAGGGTGGGAGCGCGCGGGTGTACCGGATCACGGCGTGCGGGTAG